One window of the Asticcacaulis sp. SL142 genome contains the following:
- a CDS encoding efflux transporter outer membrane subunit: protein MDRLFPERRFKSVLIVCVSLLALSGGANIATAAPKSEALDVATTFKLPAHPFWMRYGDPRLDQLMSDAINTSPSLAVAEARLRKAKASFDGSKGADVPALSFLGTAQKLNSSGGAEGEESLNLDELGVAGLNFGWELDFWGRNRAAVAAASSQSKASEADMAQAGLILTTSIATAYIDLARLYDERDLALRAVEVRGDSASLVQQKFDNGLTNRAELQLANAGSAAARADVSAIDEQIAATRNLIAALAGRDPDYGQSLTRPALKAPATFTVPERIDLDLIGRRPDVVAAKWRAEASTQGVKRAKAAFYPNVNLMAFVGKVWLGDLSVEGTTNSNIGPAITLPLFDGGKRKADLRGAKADKDAAVADYNAAIVNAMHSVADVVASERALEGRLKDSQLALDGYEEAYRLTKLRYDGGLSNYTTLLQAEQSLLTQRKTVTDLKSRALSLEVALVRALGGDY, encoded by the coding sequence ATGGATCGTCTTTTCCCTGAACGCCGGTTTAAATCGGTTCTTATTGTGTGTGTAAGCCTTCTGGCCCTTAGCGGCGGCGCAAATATCGCGACTGCTGCCCCCAAATCTGAGGCGCTCGATGTCGCCACCACCTTCAAGTTGCCCGCCCATCCGTTCTGGATGCGTTATGGCGACCCGCGGCTTGATCAGCTTATGTCCGACGCTATAAATACATCGCCGTCCCTGGCCGTTGCCGAAGCCCGTCTGCGCAAAGCCAAGGCCAGTTTCGACGGCTCTAAGGGTGCCGATGTGCCCGCCCTGTCGTTCCTCGGCACCGCCCAAAAGCTGAACTCATCGGGTGGCGCTGAAGGTGAAGAGAGTCTTAATCTCGATGAACTCGGCGTTGCCGGTCTGAACTTTGGCTGGGAACTGGACTTTTGGGGCAGGAACCGCGCTGCGGTGGCCGCCGCGTCCTCTCAATCTAAGGCGTCTGAGGCCGACATGGCTCAGGCCGGACTGATTCTGACCACGTCGATTGCCACCGCCTATATTGATCTGGCCCGTCTTTATGATGAGCGTGATCTGGCCCTGCGCGCCGTTGAGGTTCGCGGCGATAGTGCCAGTCTGGTGCAGCAAAAATTCGATAACGGCCTGACCAATCGCGCTGAACTGCAACTGGCCAATGCCGGTTCCGCCGCCGCCCGCGCCGACGTCAGTGCCATTGATGAGCAGATCGCCGCGACCCGCAATCTGATTGCGGCTCTGGCCGGTCGCGACCCGGATTACGGGCAATCTTTGACCCGTCCGGCGCTCAAAGCGCCCGCCACCTTTACCGTGCCTGAACGCATCGATCTTGATCTGATCGGTCGCCGCCCGGATGTGGTCGCCGCCAAATGGCGGGCCGAGGCCTCAACCCAAGGCGTTAAACGCGCCAAGGCCGCCTTTTATCCCAATGTCAATCTGATGGCGTTTGTGGGTAAGGTCTGGCTGGGCGACTTAAGCGTAGAGGGCACCACCAATTCCAATATCGGCCCCGCCATCACCCTGCCCCTGTTCGATGGTGGCAAGCGCAAAGCCGATCTGCGCGGTGCCAAGGCCGATAAGGACGCCGCCGTGGCAGATTATAACGCGGCCATCGTCAACGCCATGCACAGCGTCGCTGATGTGGTGGCGTCTGAGCGTGCCTTAGAGGGCCGCCTGAAGGACTCGCAATTGGCCCTTGATGGCTATGAAGAGGCCTACCGCCTGACCAAGCTGCGCTATGACGGCGGGCTTAGCAACTACACCACGCTATTGCAGGCCGAACAGAGCCTGCTGACCCAGCGCAAGACCGTCACCGATTTGAAATCCCGTGCCTTAAGCCTTGAGGTCGCGCTGGTGCGCGC